In a single window of the Drosophila miranda strain MSH22 chromosome XL, D.miranda_PacBio2.1, whole genome shotgun sequence genome:
- the LOC108156047 gene encoding uncharacterized protein LOC108156047 translates to MMMLQQLFAPILMVASCLATQVPFNAYLPPPRDYELDDGGLAFLSEAQHPVGRYAPDFVDYPGIHQALLLRQQQEYALDLPFEGELQQQQQQHQQQQLNGAETW, encoded by the coding sequence ATGATGATGTTGCAGCAATTGTTTGCTCCAATCCTGATGGTTGCTTCATGTCTGGCCACTCAGGTACCATTTAATGCCTACCTGCCGCCACCTAGGGATTACGAACTAGATGATGGAGGACTCGCCTTCCTATCCGAGGCCCAACACCCAGTCGGAAGGTATGCCCCCGACTTCGTGGACTATCCTGGGATCCATCAGGCTCTGCTGCTGAGGCAGCAACAGGAGTACGCCCTGGACTTGCCATTCGAGGGagagctgcaacagcagcagcagcagcatcagcagcagcaactgaaTGGAGCTGAGACTTGGTGA
- the LOC108165195 gene encoding uncharacterized protein LOC108165195 — MSSHLWLLVGLPVVALAALRPVQLYQMTPLSAAAMDILEKHVSSTQSTLGVIELIAKEHGHGHVHRDHRQQELLTSILLRTGTSMALRLYQETPSQLPASYVLILVNSAEAFRSLRVHSTKAPQRQEFNFLIVLTRRLGRKAARLEAMRDIFLTCVKRFHTMNAIILTQRNDGVVVTYGFRLYSRDCKLTLSLDLLNRFENGSFRHTTSRIFDRVLGSLGGCPVSVSWYPVPPFVHFLGDMDDPEERKEVWRLTGIDGEIIKVLSKVFNFSIKLMPPCKKQRTCNGSCSSCFDQLNNGTSSVLIGAMSGSHANRSQFTTTVSYHQSSLVFVVNIKSQIGAVAQLLVPFSSTVWLALVVSCSLVVFVFWLKRRRRNGADIAVQSLLVLTTLLGNPLETFQLPTTSRQRMLYSLWLFLVLVLRVVYQGKLYDSFRSPYNPPLPYKISQLIAENYTLISQEYYDYYPHNLTVLFTESTQDRFDRIQRDGEDKRLTTTALIANIGYNNRINWQTSHLTHVREHIFLYQLVMYLHVHSLLKFGFDRKLKQLQSSGIISYIVHDFDRPQYRVPPTEPHEISPLPLEVFCGLYFIATILLTAAVLAFLVELLSVRVAWLRRYLV, encoded by the coding sequence ATGTCGTCGCATCTGTGGCTCCTAGTGGGCCTGCCTGTGGTGGCTTTGGCCGCTCTGCGTCCGGTGCAACTATACCAGATGACACCATTATCGGCGGCTGCTATGGACATACTGGAGAAGCATGTGAGTTCCACCCAAAGCACATTGGGGGTGATTGAGCTGATTGCAAAGGAGCATGGCCATGGCCACGTCCATCGAGACCACCGGCAGCAGGAGCTGCTCACCTCGATCCTGCTGCGGACGGGCACCTCGATGGCGCTACGGCTGTACCAGGAGACCCCCAGCCAGCTACCAGCGTCCTATGTCCTCATCCTGGTGAACTCGGCGGAGGCCTTTCGATCGCTCAGAGTTCATTCTACAAAAGCGCCACAGAGGCAGGAGTTCAACTTCCTAATTGTGCTGACGCGGCGCCTTGGCAGGAAGGCGGCGAGACTGGAGGCGATGCGGGACATATTTTTAACCTGTGTGAAGCGGTTTCACACGATGAATGCCATCATTCTGACCCAGCGGAACGACGGAGTGGTGGTCACATATGGCTTTCGACTCTACAGCAGGGACTGCAAGCTCACCCTGAGCTTGGACCTACTCAACCGATTCGAAAACGGATCGTTTCGGCACACGACGAGCCGAATCTTCGACCGGGTCCTAGGCAGCCTCGGCGGATGCCCCGTCAGCGTCAGTTGGTATCCGGTTCCGCCTTTCGTCCACTTCTTGGGTGACATGGATGACCCCGAGGAGCGGAAAGAGGTGTGGCGGTTAACCGGTATCGATGGTGAGATTATCAAGGTCCTGTCCAAGGTCTTCAATTTCAGCATCAAGCTCATGCCGCCATGTAAAAAGCAACGCACCTGCAACgggagctgcagcagctgcttcGACCAGCTAAATAACGGCACCTCCTCGGTGCTGATCGGAGCGATGAGTGGCTCACACGCGAACAGAAGTCAGTTCACTACGACCGTATCCTACCACCAGAGCTCTCTCGTGTTTGTGGTGAACATAAAATCCCAGATAGGGGCCGTAGCACAGCTGCTGGTGCCATTCTCCTCGACTGTCTGGCTGGCTCTGGTCGTAAGCTGCAGCCTcgttgtgtttgttttttggcTGAAGCGTAGGCGCCGAAATGGCGCCGATATTGCTGTCCAGTCACTGCTCGTGCTCACCACCCTGCTGGGAAATCCACTGGAGACGTTCCAGCTGCCTACGACCAGTAGGCAGCGGATGTTGTACTCCCTCTGGCTGttcctggtgctggtgctaAGGGTCGTCTACCAGGGCAAGTTGTATGACTCCTTCCGCTCGCCGTACAACCCGCCCTTGCCCTACAAAATATCCCAGCTGATTGCCGAGAACTACACGCTGATTAGCCAGGAGTACTACGACTACTATCCGCACAACCTGACCGTTCTCTTCACGGAAAGCACTCAGGACCGCTTCGACCGCATTCAGAGGGATGGCGAGGACAAACGCCTGACCACCACCGCCCTGATCGCGAACATTGGCTATAACAATAGGATAAACTGGCAAACCAGTCATCTCACCCATGTCCGGGAGCACATCTTCCTCTACCAGCTCGTCATGTATCTGCACGTTCACTCCCTCCTAAAGTTTGGCTTCGATCGGAAGCTCAAGCAGCTGCAGTCCTCTGGAATTATCAGCTACATCGTCCACGACTTTGATCGGCCGCAGTACCGGGTGCCACCAACGGAACCCCACGAGATCTCTCCGCTCCCGCTGGAGGTCTTCTGCGGCCTTTACTTCATCGCCACGATTCTCCTGACTGCCGCTGTCCTGGCCTTTCTCGTGGAGCTGCTCAGTGTGCGCGTGGCCTGGCTGAGGCGATACCTGGTCTAG
- the LOC117188069 gene encoding uncharacterized protein LOC117188069, translated as MCYVSTERKLQFNDLEFLKEAHRKLEKHLQLLLLRPIVKEAHRKLEKHLQLLLLRPIVKVSDPVNIRTLSTSTRNSQREYNIRCLLVEGSWNVSSGFPSRVVSTSSDWTAISAPFRRLRFSQKTNTTRLQLTTRASQTVEENGTSSCATAPIWDFMFTTNTRELWW; from the exons ATGTGCTATGTTTCAACCGAAAGAAAATTACAATTCAATGATTTGGA GTTCTTAAAGGAAGCACACAGAAAACTAGAAAAACATCTCCAATTACTACTGTTACGGCCTATTGTAAAG GAAGCACACAGAAAACTAGAAAAACATCTCCAATTACTACTGTTACGGCCTATTGTAAAGGTATCTGATCCAGTAAACATCCGTACTCTtagcaccagcaccaggaaCAGCCAGAGGGAGTACAACATCCGCTGCCTACTGGTCGAAGGCAGCTGGAACGTCTCCAGTGGATTTCCCAGCAGGGTGGTGAGCACGAGCAGTGACTGGACAGCAATATCGGCGCCATTTCGGCGCCTACGCTTCAgccaaaaaacaaacacaacgAGGCTGCAGCTTACGACCAGAGCCAGCCAGACAGTCGAGGAGAATGGCACCAGCAGCTGTGCTACGGCCCCTATCTGGGATTTTATGTTCACCACAAACACGAGAGAGCTCTGGTGGTAG